One genomic window of Sphingopyxis sp. OPL5 includes the following:
- a CDS encoding flavin-containing monooxygenase has protein sequence MSKPLRYIVVGAGMSGILAAVRLKQQGIDDFTVYEKGESIGGTWRENRYPGLTCDVPAHNYTYSFAPHAGWSAFYAPGPEIRDYFEKVVDDFGVRSHLRLNSNVTACEWDGARWNVEIEDGTKDSADIVIAASGVLHHINMPAIEGIESFAGDMFHSARWNYDVSTAGKRIGVIGNGSTGVQIVTALSQQDCEIVHFQRSPQWIMPVQQFAYSDEDRAQFASDPSRIEALRNGDEYWGGIRRFNEAIIDPDSPAMEEIERLCRENLETSVRDPELREKLRPDYRAACKRLIYSWGYYDAAQRPNVAIEVGRIARIEPEGVRMADGTFYELDVIALATGFRADRFIRPTRVIGRDAIDLDDVWRERPSAHYAVTIPGFPNFFMLNGPTGPVGNFSLIDIAERQWDYIEQLLEPIRSGAKAQVECRSDAFDDYNERRTLAARDTIFGSGCTSWYLDKDGVPLTWPWSYDAFAEAMEKPRLGDFAYA, from the coding sequence ATGAGCAAGCCACTGAGATATATTGTCGTCGGGGCCGGTATGTCCGGCATCCTCGCCGCTGTCCGCCTGAAGCAGCAAGGCATCGACGATTTCACCGTCTACGAGAAGGGCGAGTCGATCGGCGGTACCTGGCGGGAGAATAGATATCCCGGCCTCACCTGCGACGTGCCGGCGCATAACTATACCTACAGCTTCGCGCCGCACGCGGGCTGGAGCGCATTCTACGCACCGGGACCCGAGATCCGCGACTATTTCGAAAAGGTCGTCGACGACTTCGGCGTTCGTTCGCACCTTCGCCTGAACAGCAATGTCACCGCCTGCGAATGGGATGGCGCGCGCTGGAATGTCGAGATCGAGGACGGCACCAAGGACAGTGCGGACATTGTGATCGCCGCCTCGGGGGTCCTCCACCATATCAACATGCCCGCCATCGAGGGCATCGAGAGCTTCGCCGGCGACATGTTCCACTCGGCGCGCTGGAACTACGACGTCTCGACCGCCGGCAAGCGGATCGGTGTCATCGGCAACGGATCGACGGGCGTCCAGATCGTCACGGCGCTTTCGCAGCAGGACTGCGAGATCGTCCATTTCCAGCGTTCGCCGCAATGGATCATGCCCGTCCAGCAATTTGCGTACAGCGACGAGGATCGCGCGCAGTTCGCCTCGGATCCGTCGCGGATCGAGGCGCTCCGCAACGGCGATGAATATTGGGGCGGCATCCGCCGCTTCAACGAGGCGATCATCGATCCCGATTCGCCCGCGATGGAAGAAATCGAGCGGCTTTGCCGCGAGAATCTCGAAACCTCGGTGCGCGATCCCGAGCTTCGCGAGAAACTGCGCCCCGACTATCGGGCCGCCTGCAAGCGTCTCATCTACAGCTGGGGCTATTATGACGCCGCGCAGCGTCCGAACGTTGCGATCGAAGTTGGCCGCATCGCGCGGATCGAACCCGAGGGCGTCCGCATGGCTGACGGCACCTTCTACGAGCTCGACGTCATCGCGCTCGCGACCGGCTTCCGCGCCGACCGCTTCATCCGGCCGACGCGGGTCATCGGCCGCGACGCGATCGATCTCGACGATGTCTGGCGCGAACGCCCGTCGGCCCATTATGCCGTGACCATCCCGGGCTTCCCCAATTTCTTCATGCTCAACGGGCCGACCGGTCCGGTCGGCAATTTTTCGCTGATCGACATCGCCGAACGTCAGTGGGACTATATCGAGCAGCTGCTCGAACCGATCCGGTCGGGAGCGAAGGCGCAGGTCGAATGCCGGAGCGACGCCTTCGACGACTATAACGAGCGCCGGACGCTCGCGGCGCGCGACACCATCTTCGGGAGCGGCTGCACGAGCTGGTATCTCGACAAGGACGGCGTCCCGCTCACCTGGCCGTGGAGCTACGATGCATTCGCCGAAGCGATGGAAAAGCCCCGTCTCGGCGATTTTGCATATGCCTGA
- a CDS encoding helix-turn-helix domain-containing protein, with protein MILSELRSARKRSGISIDRIARQMGVSEPTVSRWLRGQALTVDALDQLCVCIGTDLKTLIEQASDPGTDRLSLRQERILAADRRLSLLFFLILNGAQRESLERDFAIEPERCEDLVERLARLGLVAKTSSGRLRPLVSRSVRWQPGGPLATAFEQTVMSMMLGPGFGREGTHYVSQFALLDEEGREYVFSRFEALCEEILRGPGYVGHPSQDRQWSSLFMMTRPIGIAEMQSWMEADE; from the coding sequence ATGATCCTCAGCGAGCTGAGAAGCGCCCGCAAGCGAAGCGGTATCTCGATCGACCGGATCGCACGGCAGATGGGTGTCTCGGAGCCCACCGTCTCGCGGTGGCTACGCGGGCAGGCGCTTACCGTCGACGCGCTCGATCAACTATGCGTCTGTATCGGCACCGATCTCAAAACCCTGATCGAGCAGGCCAGCGATCCCGGCACGGATCGGCTGTCGCTCCGGCAGGAGCGCATTTTGGCCGCCGACCGGCGGCTGTCCCTCCTGTTCTTTCTGATCCTGAACGGCGCACAGCGGGAGTCGCTCGAACGCGATTTCGCGATCGAGCCGGAGCGGTGCGAAGATCTCGTCGAAAGGCTGGCGCGCCTGGGGCTGGTCGCAAAGACGAGCAGCGGACGCCTTCGCCCTCTCGTCAGCAGATCGGTTCGCTGGCAGCCTGGCGGACCGCTCGCAACGGCATTCGAGCAAACGGTGATGTCGATGATGTTGGGCCCCGGCTTCGGGAGGGAGGGCACGCACTATGTCTCGCAATTCGCGCTCCTTGACGAGGAAGGCCGCGAATATGTGTTTTCCCGGTTCGAGGCGCTTTGCGAAGAGATTCTGCGGGGACCCGGTTATGTGGGGCATCCCTCGCAAGACCGGCAGTGGAGTTCGCTCTTCATGATGACCCGCCCGATCGGGATCGCCGAAATGCAATCATGGATGGAGGCCGACGAGTAA
- a CDS encoding carboxylesterase/lipase family protein yields MGHSAWLGVAASLAVAIGSAGAREGGGPQVRTTLGTLEGVREGEVDRFLGIRFAAPPTGELRWRAPQPAPSWQGVRAAKSFGPSCPQALEAPTQLAPLGPTSEDCLFLNIWRPAGAGKKSLPVLVWIHGGGFIAGSGSEAVFDGTPYAERDVILVTINYRLGRLGFFAHPALALGHEDEPTGNFGYLDQVAALRWVQAHIAEFGGDPGNVTIAGESAGGAAVLALAASPVTEGLFHKAIVQSGAGLEPARSIDVDAPGRPSAISAGRSYAERNGIKGEDAAAAAALRALPVDVLAPPAPSIVEIMGIFAEGGPMIDGRLVVAAPGTLLRDGKGPAIPFLIGNTTMETAVWSFNAAGPGLVPLGGPFTAEGLMPAATPEEREALVGRYLETARGDRQTALAMLSSALQWGMASRDLAAATSQKAPTYFYRLEAVPTPGRAVTAGSPHGTDIFYMFSAIDHFRARPELVTDQDRTTAALMTDYWAAFAKSGVPSSRAGPVWPAYTPADEMALVISNGGAAAGRIPNVDALAAVRR; encoded by the coding sequence ATGGGACATTCTGCATGGCTGGGGGTCGCAGCGTCGCTCGCGGTCGCCATAGGCTCTGCGGGAGCGCGCGAGGGCGGGGGGCCGCAGGTTCGGACCACGCTCGGCACGCTTGAAGGGGTCCGCGAAGGCGAAGTCGACCGGTTCCTCGGAATCCGTTTCGCCGCGCCGCCGACCGGCGAACTTCGCTGGCGCGCCCCGCAACCCGCTCCGTCCTGGCAGGGGGTGCGCGCCGCCAAGAGCTTCGGGCCGAGTTGCCCGCAGGCGCTCGAGGCGCCGACGCAGTTAGCGCCCCTGGGGCCGACGAGCGAGGACTGTCTTTTCCTCAACATCTGGCGGCCCGCGGGCGCCGGAAAAAAATCGCTTCCCGTTCTGGTCTGGATCCACGGCGGCGGTTTCATCGCGGGATCGGGCAGCGAGGCGGTCTTCGACGGCACCCCATATGCGGAGCGCGACGTCATCCTCGTGACGATCAACTACCGGCTCGGGCGCCTCGGCTTCTTCGCGCATCCGGCACTGGCCCTCGGACATGAGGACGAGCCGACCGGCAATTTCGGATATCTCGATCAGGTCGCCGCGCTCCGCTGGGTGCAGGCGCATATCGCCGAATTCGGCGGCGACCCGGGCAACGTCACGATCGCAGGAGAATCCGCGGGCGGTGCGGCGGTGCTGGCGCTCGCGGCGTCGCCGGTGACCGAGGGGCTCTTCCACAAGGCGATCGTCCAGTCTGGCGCCGGGCTCGAGCCCGCACGTTCGATCGATGTCGATGCCCCCGGCCGACCGTCGGCGATCAGCGCCGGGCGAAGCTACGCCGAGCGCAACGGGATAAAGGGCGAGGATGCGGCCGCAGCGGCGGCGCTCCGCGCGCTTCCTGTCGACGTGCTCGCGCCGCCGGCGCCGTCGATCGTGGAGATCATGGGTATTTTCGCCGAGGGCGGGCCGATGATCGACGGCCGGCTCGTCGTTGCCGCGCCCGGAACGCTGCTCCGCGATGGGAAGGGCCCGGCTATTCCCTTCCTGATCGGCAACACAACCATGGAGACCGCCGTCTGGTCGTTCAATGCCGCTGGGCCGGGACTTGTGCCGCTCGGCGGTCCGTTCACGGCCGAGGGACTTATGCCGGCCGCGACGCCGGAGGAGCGCGAGGCGCTCGTCGGGCGCTATCTCGAAACTGCCAGGGGCGACAGGCAGACCGCGCTCGCGATGCTCTCTAGCGCACTGCAATGGGGAATGGCGTCACGCGATCTGGCCGCCGCGACCTCGCAAAAGGCGCCGACCTATTTCTACAGGCTCGAGGCGGTGCCGACCCCGGGGCGTGCGGTCACGGCCGGTTCGCCCCACGGGACCGACATCTTCTACATGTTCAGTGCGATCGACCACTTTCGCGCTCGGCCAGAACTCGTCACCGATCAGGATCGGACGACGGCGGCGCTGATGACCGATTATTGGGCGGCGTTCGCAAAGTCGGGCGTTCCGTCATCGCGCGCGGGTCCGGTATGGCCGGCCTACACGCCCGCCGACGAGATGGCGCTTGTCATCAGCAACGGTGGCGCCGCCGCCGGGCGCATTCCGAATGTCGATGCACTGGCGGCTGTGCGGCGCTGA
- a CDS encoding thiamine pyrophosphate-dependent dehydrogenase E1 component subunit alpha — MSSLSSDKLETMFYRMALARSIERLIQKHTREHKFSGWWHPGEGQEAAPIGATAALEDDDYLWYQGRGSAWALGKGMKPGPILGDLLGKMNGATRGKGGGVPHWADYSIGVMGEGATLGSVYPLAGGSALASKIRKDGRVSLANFGDGTTARGTFHETMMHAAAWKLPLIYFCENNGLLVGTRLSDVSPTTNIADFAAGYHIPGVTVDGQDTVAVYEATREAVARARAGEGPTLIEAKVVRRRGHYSGDPQNYRSESEFDDYRDPLDVHALLLGGNTAARLLEEAEADVKAAYDEAMAAPSPDASVIERDLYHVA; from the coding sequence ATGTCCAGCCTGTCATCCGACAAGCTCGAAACCATGTTTTACCGGATGGCCCTTGCAAGGTCCATCGAACGGCTGATCCAGAAGCACACGCGCGAGCATAAGTTCTCGGGCTGGTGGCATCCGGGCGAAGGGCAAGAGGCCGCGCCGATCGGTGCCACCGCCGCGCTCGAGGATGACGACTACCTCTGGTATCAGGGACGCGGCAGTGCCTGGGCGCTCGGCAAGGGCATGAAGCCCGGACCCATTCTCGGCGATCTTCTCGGCAAGATGAACGGCGCGACGCGCGGCAAGGGCGGCGGCGTGCCGCATTGGGCGGACTATAGTATCGGCGTGATGGGCGAAGGCGCAACGCTCGGCAGCGTCTATCCGCTCGCCGGCGGCTCGGCGCTCGCCTCGAAGATCCGCAAGGACGGCCGTGTCAGCCTCGCCAATTTCGGCGATGGCACCACCGCCCGCGGCACCTTTCACGAGACGATGATGCACGCGGCTGCGTGGAAGCTGCCGCTCATCTACTTTTGCGAGAACAACGGCCTTCTGGTGGGGACGCGTCTCAGCGACGTATCGCCGACCACGAACATCGCCGATTTCGCCGCCGGCTATCATATTCCCGGTGTTACCGTCGATGGCCAGGATACGGTCGCCGTCTACGAAGCGACCCGCGAAGCGGTCGCGCGTGCGCGCGCCGGGGAGGGGCCGACCCTCATCGAGGCGAAGGTCGTGCGCCGCCGCGGCCATTATTCTGGCGACCCGCAAAACTATCGCAGCGAGTCGGAGTTCGACGATTACCGCGATCCGCTCGACGTCCATGCGCTGCTGCTCGGCGGCAACACGGCGGCGCGCCTTCTGGAAGAGGCCGAGGCCGATGTGAAGGCCGCCTATGACGAAGCGATGGCGGCACCGTCGCCCGATGCCTCGGTAATCGAACGGGATCTGTATCATGTCGCATGA
- a CDS encoding Lrp/AsnC family transcriptional regulator: MRAAQLDALDMQLIDLLGTDARISNRKIAAELGVTEGTVRGRIRRLQQEGLIAFTAIRGLEVTDRSRMAFVRVQAEIEHVRRIAGEIATMPEVNAVLIMMGQFNILTMCMFSELDDLFHLASDQILSIDGVHHVETSIVVRTIKYDARIARITAVQEDDAEEASNPARETA; the protein is encoded by the coding sequence ATGAGAGCCGCTCAACTCGACGCCCTCGACATGCAGCTCATCGACCTGCTCGGAACCGATGCACGCATCTCGAACCGCAAGATCGCCGCCGAACTCGGGGTGACCGAGGGAACGGTTCGCGGGCGCATCCGCCGCCTCCAGCAGGAGGGCCTCATTGCCTTCACCGCGATCCGCGGGCTCGAGGTCACCGACCGCTCGCGCATGGCCTTCGTCCGCGTCCAGGCCGAGATCGAGCATGTCCGGCGCATCGCCGGCGAGATCGCGACGATGCCCGAGGTGAATGCCGTCCTCATCATGATGGGGCAGTTCAACATCCTCACCATGTGCATGTTCAGCGAGCTCGACGATCTCTTCCATCTGGCTTCGGACCAGATCCTGTCGATCGACGGCGTTCATCATGTCGAGACCTCGATCGTCGTCCGCACCATCAAATATGATGCGCGCATCGCGCGTATCACGGCTGTGCAGGAGGACGATGCGGAGGAGGCGTCAAATCCGGCAAGGGAGACGGCATAG
- a CDS encoding NAD(P)/FAD-dependent oxidoreductase produces MSAARLKHLLSPGRINGMELRNRIFFSPMGSNLAEVDGTVGDALRTYYVERAKGGAGLVTMGSVSVGFPEGASNWRQEAISDDRFIPGLKRLADEVHEHGAKLAAQLQHGGLLAMTDMLDGRPVACPSPPKASKDSGDFVDVMLDEEQQRFFEPYATMGEIQYNALDQAGIDRIIAMFAAAAVRAKAAGIDAVEIHGGHGYIFSSFISPAYNRRTDEYGGSVENRARFLTQTIAAVRAAVGPDYPVWIRFDSQEFLMDTGISIEDAVRVAQLGEAAGLDAIHVSAHGDGNYGRTYSTGHATDIRNCFVDNAAAIKAAVSIPVICPGRIEPEDADRFIAEGKFDFVTMGRKLLADPHLPRKLGEGTPERVRPCVYCYTCISAIFNSEHIMCAVNPMTGFETERQPIASSSRKRILVVGGGPGGMESARLLSDKGHEVILCEAGPRLGGTAQFASVAYAPNQRIVDWLKREVARRPIDVRLSTTVDADYARALGADEIVVATGAKRTMPPIAGSDRDFVFSGDDMRNLVLGQNLDSISDKVGGATRLAMKMGRLTGITGKLEMLRLGSKYWMPIGERVVIIGGELVGLELAEFLAHRGRKVTVLEETSRVGKGLPLVRRFRVVDECRELGVAMVTNSGDFRIGDHVVTYRNDGGQDRSVRADTVIVAQGATGDQSLADSLEAAGFAVQLVGDCTGVGYIEGAMRDATLATQAL; encoded by the coding sequence GTGAGCGCGGCGCGATTAAAGCATTTGCTGAGCCCAGGCCGCATCAACGGCATGGAGCTGCGCAACCGAATCTTCTTCTCGCCTATGGGATCGAACCTCGCCGAAGTGGATGGGACGGTCGGCGATGCCCTGCGCACCTATTATGTCGAGCGCGCCAAGGGCGGCGCCGGACTCGTCACCATGGGCTCGGTCTCGGTGGGTTTTCCGGAAGGCGCGAGCAACTGGCGGCAGGAAGCGATTTCGGACGATCGCTTCATTCCCGGGTTGAAGCGTCTCGCCGACGAGGTGCACGAACATGGTGCCAAGCTCGCGGCGCAGCTCCAGCATGGCGGCCTCCTTGCCATGACGGACATGCTCGACGGTCGCCCCGTCGCCTGCCCCTCGCCTCCCAAGGCGTCGAAGGATAGCGGCGATTTCGTCGACGTCATGCTCGACGAGGAGCAGCAGCGCTTCTTCGAACCTTATGCAACGATGGGCGAGATCCAGTATAATGCGCTCGACCAGGCCGGCATCGACCGCATCATCGCGATGTTCGCCGCCGCTGCCGTCCGGGCCAAGGCAGCAGGTATCGATGCCGTCGAGATCCACGGCGGGCACGGTTATATCTTCTCGAGCTTCATCTCGCCGGCCTACAACCGGCGCACCGACGAATATGGCGGCTCGGTCGAGAACCGAGCGCGGTTCCTCACACAGACGATCGCTGCCGTACGCGCGGCTGTCGGGCCCGACTATCCGGTGTGGATCCGCTTCGACAGCCAGGAATTCCTGATGGATACCGGCATTTCGATCGAGGACGCCGTGCGCGTGGCGCAGCTGGGCGAGGCCGCAGGGCTCGATGCAATCCATGTGAGCGCGCATGGCGACGGCAACTATGGGCGGACCTATTCGACCGGCCATGCGACCGATATCCGGAACTGCTTCGTCGACAATGCCGCGGCCATCAAGGCCGCTGTCAGCATTCCGGTCATCTGTCCCGGCCGCATCGAGCCCGAGGATGCCGATCGCTTCATCGCCGAGGGCAAGTTCGATTTCGTCACGATGGGCCGCAAGCTGCTCGCCGACCCGCATCTGCCGCGCAAGCTCGGCGAAGGCACGCCGGAGCGCGTCCGGCCGTGCGTCTATTGCTACACCTGCATCAGCGCAATCTTCAATTCCGAGCACATCATGTGCGCGGTCAATCCGATGACCGGCTTCGAAACCGAGCGCCAGCCGATCGCCTCCTCAAGCCGCAAGCGCATTCTTGTCGTCGGCGGAGGTCCCGGCGGCATGGAATCGGCGCGCCTGCTCTCGGACAAGGGGCATGAGGTCATCCTGTGCGAAGCCGGGCCGCGCCTCGGCGGCACGGCCCAGTTCGCTTCGGTCGCCTATGCGCCGAACCAGCGCATCGTCGACTGGCTGAAGCGTGAGGTCGCCCGCAGGCCGATCGACGTCCGGCTCTCGACTACCGTGGACGCCGACTATGCGCGAGCGCTCGGCGCCGACGAGATCGTCGTCGCGACCGGCGCCAAGCGCACGATGCCACCCATCGCCGGGAGCGACCGCGACTTCGTCTTCTCGGGCGACGACATGCGCAATCTCGTGCTGGGGCAGAATCTCGACAGCATTTCGGACAAGGTCGGAGGCGCGACCCGGCTCGCGATGAAAATGGGACGCCTTACCGGCATCACGGGCAAGCTCGAGATGCTGCGGCTCGGCTCCAAATACTGGATGCCGATCGGCGAGCGCGTCGTGATCATCGGCGGCGAGCTCGTCGGACTCGAACTCGCGGAATTTCTAGCGCACCGCGGCCGCAAGGTCACCGTCCTCGAAGAGACCAGCCGGGTCGGTAAGGGCCTGCCGCTGGTACGGCGCTTCCGCGTCGTAGACGAGTGCCGCGAGCTTGGCGTCGCGATGGTCACCAATAGCGGAGACTTCCGCATCGGCGATCATGTCGTGACCTATCGGAACGACGGCGGTCAGGATCGCAGCGTGCGCGCCGACACCGTGATCGTCGCGCAGGGCGCGACGGGCGATCAGTCCCTTGCAGACAGTTTGGAGGCGGCAGGGTTTGCGGTTCAGCTCGTCGGCGACTGTACGGGTGTCGGCTATATCGAGGGGGCGATGCGCGACGCGACGCTTGCGACGCAGGCCCTGTGA
- a CDS encoding alpha-ketoacid dehydrogenase subunit beta — protein MSHEMMGYNAAMGLALVEEMRRDDSIFILGQGVATGGWFGAEKGLASEFGTDRVIDCGISEAFEAGLAAGASIAGMKPVVNMGFGDFALIAGDEIYHKLAKWRYMHGLDVPMHAVIIFPIGTMGGAGPEHSSCTEVLGMHFPGLKVVVPSNAEDAKGLMKAALREPNPVLFHSVQGLGWSRGDVPLDPEFIVPIGKAAIKRPGTSLSIITYGSMVPRSLEAAEALAGEGIDAEVIDLRSLVPLDWDCVLSSVSRTHRAMVVHEAAKTAGPGAEIAAQIQERIFFDLEAPVMRLGARDFPLAQHADLEALAIPSVDAIAAMARELAAI, from the coding sequence ATGTCGCATGAAATGATGGGCTATAACGCGGCGATGGGGCTCGCTCTTGTCGAGGAAATGCGCCGGGACGATTCGATCTTCATTCTCGGACAGGGTGTCGCGACCGGCGGCTGGTTCGGTGCCGAGAAGGGACTTGCATCCGAGTTCGGCACCGACCGGGTCATCGACTGCGGCATCTCGGAAGCCTTCGAGGCCGGCCTCGCGGCCGGTGCCTCGATCGCGGGCATGAAGCCCGTCGTGAACATGGGCTTCGGCGACTTCGCGCTCATCGCGGGCGACGAGATCTACCACAAGCTCGCGAAATGGCGTTACATGCACGGCCTCGACGTGCCGATGCATGCGGTAATCATCTTCCCGATCGGCACAATGGGCGGCGCAGGCCCAGAGCATTCGAGCTGCACCGAAGTGCTCGGGATGCATTTCCCCGGTCTCAAGGTCGTCGTGCCGTCGAACGCCGAGGATGCGAAGGGATTGATGAAGGCGGCACTCCGCGAGCCCAATCCCGTGCTCTTCCATTCGGTGCAGGGGCTTGGCTGGAGCCGCGGCGATGTTCCGCTCGATCCCGAATTCATCGTCCCGATCGGCAAGGCGGCCATCAAGCGGCCGGGCACGAGCCTGTCGATCATCACCTATGGATCGATGGTCCCGAGGTCGCTCGAGGCGGCGGAGGCGCTTGCGGGCGAAGGCATCGACGCCGAGGTGATCGACCTGCGCTCGCTCGTTCCGCTCGACTGGGACTGCGTGCTGTCCTCGGTCAGCCGGACCCACCGCGCGATGGTCGTGCACGAGGCCGCCAAGACCGCCGGTCCCGGCGCCGAGATTGCGGCGCAGATCCAGGAGCGCATCTTTTTCGATCTCGAAGCGCCGGTCATGCGGCTCGGCGCCCGCGATTTCCCGCTCGCCCAGCATGCCGACCTCGAGGCACTGGCGATCCCTTCGGTCGACGCCATCGCTGCCATGGCGCGCGAACTCGCGGCAATCTAG
- a CDS encoding dihydrolipoamide acetyltransferase family protein, with amino-acid sequence MSILKELKIPHMGSVENAKLLSWVVREGETYADGDILYEVETDKTATEIEADGPGILVRQLAEPDAPMKVGDLVGLWAAAGTSQGDIAAALAARDSAAPAEAGAPAAVAADAPVAPAAAAAAPTEEGQRLSPLVRRLAAEHGVDLTTLAGTGPGGRITGDDVLAAAGKSDGGAGAPGDCETIAHSLRRQTIARRMTEAAAIPTLTADMEIDLGGLFARRAADKAAGRSISVLGQIAHTAVEILVEQGLLNAHWTDSALLRFKSVHLGVAVETDDGLVVPVIRDAQSLDAEGLTAAIAELAEKARSGALKPADLEGGTFTISNPGSLGPTIRAEALLNPPQIALLGLPGIVRAPRAVERDGAWAVEVRQVVRPSLSFDHRAVDGGPVIAFLNLLKERLEQL; translated from the coding sequence ATGAGCATATTGAAGGAACTCAAGATCCCGCACATGGGATCGGTGGAAAATGCGAAGCTGCTGTCCTGGGTCGTTCGCGAAGGCGAGACCTATGCGGACGGCGACATTCTCTACGAGGTCGAAACCGACAAGACGGCCACCGAAATCGAAGCGGATGGCCCCGGCATTCTCGTCCGCCAGCTCGCCGAGCCCGATGCGCCGATGAAGGTCGGCGACCTCGTCGGTCTCTGGGCTGCGGCCGGAACGTCGCAGGGCGATATCGCGGCGGCGCTGGCGGCGCGCGATAGCGCGGCGCCGGCTGAAGCCGGAGCGCCGGCGGCGGTTGCCGCCGACGCGCCTGTCGCCCCGGCAGCTGCCGCCGCTGCGCCAACCGAGGAGGGGCAGCGGCTCTCGCCGCTCGTGCGCCGCCTTGCCGCGGAGCATGGGGTCGACCTGACGACGCTGGCGGGGACCGGACCCGGGGGCCGCATCACCGGTGACGACGTGCTTGCGGCTGCTGGCAAGTCCGATGGCGGAGCAGGGGCGCCGGGCGACTGCGAGACTATCGCCCACAGCCTCCGGCGCCAGACCATCGCGCGCCGCATGACCGAGGCCGCTGCGATCCCGACGCTGACCGCCGACATGGAAATCGATCTTGGCGGGCTCTTTGCGCGCCGCGCGGCGGACAAGGCGGCGGGGCGCTCGATCTCGGTGCTCGGCCAGATCGCGCACACGGCGGTCGAAATACTCGTCGAGCAGGGGCTTCTCAACGCGCACTGGACCGATAGCGCGCTCCTGCGTTTCAAGTCCGTGCACCTCGGTGTGGCGGTCGAGACCGACGACGGTCTCGTCGTGCCCGTCATTCGCGACGCCCAGTCACTCGATGCCGAGGGACTGACCGCGGCTATCGCCGAGCTCGCCGAGAAGGCGCGCTCGGGCGCGCTGAAGCCTGCCGATCTCGAAGGCGGCACCTTCACCATTTCGAACCCGGGTTCGCTCGGGCCCACGATCCGCGCCGAGGCGCTCCTCAACCCGCCGCAAATCGCGCTGCTCGGGCTGCCCGGCATCGTTCGTGCGCCGCGCGCGGTCGAACGGGACGGCGCGTGGGCGGTCGAGGTCCGGCAGGTCGTGCGGCCGTCGCTGTCCTTCGACCATCGCGCGGTCGACGGCGGTCCCGTGATCGCGTTTCTCAACCTGCTCAAGGAGCGCCTGGAACAATTATGA
- a CDS encoding phytanoyl-CoA dioxygenase family protein, translating to MEAVRDLTNEELTTFREQGWVYVPGLIPPELAGRLFERARDVMGADALVSTGAGGGAEDDVFAEYKDILRNYLGMWRVEPMMEQLSHSPRLARNISRLMRDHPVRFFNDEVLVKPPAEQGGKSTPWHQDFPHGAFDRTGLVNIWFALTDLPANGGGMSFLSGSHHKGPLGRTLLDSEDVLAQNPWLATECPPSPVPAMRAGDATIHGDLTVHGGPAFRGPHWRWAYLVNLMDATVRYSGGPSYGEDLDGLVPNEAFPAERFPVLFGDAM from the coding sequence ATGGAAGCGGTCAGGGATCTGACAAACGAAGAGCTCACGACGTTTCGGGAGCAGGGCTGGGTCTACGTCCCGGGCCTTATTCCCCCGGAACTAGCCGGCCGTCTGTTCGAGCGTGCCCGGGATGTGATGGGCGCAGACGCCCTCGTCTCGACCGGAGCAGGGGGCGGCGCAGAGGACGATGTCTTCGCGGAATATAAGGACATCCTGCGCAATTATCTCGGCATGTGGCGCGTCGAACCGATGATGGAGCAGCTGTCGCACTCGCCTCGGCTGGCTCGGAACATATCCCGGTTGATGCGGGATCATCCCGTCCGCTTCTTCAACGACGAGGTGCTGGTCAAGCCGCCGGCAGAGCAGGGGGGCAAGTCGACGCCGTGGCATCAGGACTTTCCCCACGGCGCCTTCGATCGGACGGGTCTGGTCAATATCTGGTTCGCGCTCACGGACCTGCCGGCGAATGGCGGCGGCATGTCCTTTCTTTCCGGCTCGCACCATAAGGGACCGCTCGGCCGCACGCTTCTCGACAGCGAGGACGTGCTGGCGCAAAACCCGTGGCTCGCGACGGAATGTCCGCCTTCTCCGGTCCCGGCGATGAGGGCGGGTGACGCGACCATCCATGGCGATCTCACCGTTCACGGCGGACCGGCGTTCCGCGGTCCGCATTGGCGCTGGGCCTATCTGGTCAATCTCATGGACGCGACGGTGCGCTATTCCGGCGGTCCGAGCTACGGCGAGGATCTCGATGGCCTCGTTCCCAACGAAGCTTTTCCCGCCGAGCGCTTCCCGGTCCTTTTCGGGGACGCGATGTGA